A genome region from Micromonospora peucetia includes the following:
- a CDS encoding AMP-dependent synthetase/ligase yields MREFSVPPIVTVGDAANLTDPVWDNAEVAPDEVQFVRPTGAGGSWADVTCRQFRDEVVAAARGLAAAGVQPGDRVGLMSRTRYEWTLLDYAIWAAGAVTVPIYETSSADQAAWILSDSGAVACVVESNAHATLVAGVRDRLPDLRHVWQIDLDAVAELVRSGASVDPAEIDRRRAAVRADDVATIIYTSGTTGRPKGCVLTHRNMYADIANAVPVLPNLFRPGASTLLFLPLAHAFARLIQIGVVQARATMRHCADPKNLVGELQEFRPTFVLSVPRVFEKVYNGAKQKAEADGKGRIFARAEQVAIAYSEALETPGGPGLALRAQHALFDKLVYRKLRAALGGRCRDAISGGAPLGARLGHFFRGIGVTVCEGYGLTETSPAAAANLPGATRIGSVGRPLPGVTIRIDDDGEILIAGDLIFQGYWRNEAATAEALSADGWFRTGDLGQLDNDGFLSITGRKKEIIVTAAGKNVAPAVLEDQVRIHPLISQCVVVGDRAPFIAALVTVDEEALPRWLASAGLPEDTPVEKLRDHEGLRAEIQGAIDVANRTVSRAEAIRVFRILPHDFTEATGELTPSLKVKRQVVHKSYAAEIADIYRG; encoded by the coding sequence GTGCGCGAGTTCTCCGTCCCGCCGATCGTCACCGTCGGCGATGCGGCCAACCTCACCGACCCGGTCTGGGACAACGCCGAAGTCGCCCCGGACGAGGTCCAGTTCGTCCGCCCCACCGGCGCGGGGGGCAGCTGGGCCGACGTCACCTGCCGGCAGTTCCGCGACGAGGTCGTCGCGGCGGCCAGGGGCCTGGCCGCCGCCGGCGTCCAGCCCGGTGACCGGGTCGGCCTGATGAGCCGCACCCGATACGAGTGGACCCTGCTGGACTACGCGATCTGGGCGGCCGGCGCGGTCACGGTGCCGATCTACGAGACCTCCAGCGCCGACCAGGCCGCCTGGATCCTGTCCGACTCCGGCGCGGTGGCCTGCGTGGTGGAGAGCAACGCGCACGCCACCCTGGTCGCCGGCGTCCGGGACCGGCTGCCCGACCTGCGCCACGTCTGGCAGATCGACCTCGACGCCGTGGCCGAACTGGTCCGCTCCGGCGCGTCGGTCGACCCGGCGGAGATCGACCGGCGGCGGGCCGCCGTACGCGCCGACGACGTCGCCACCATCATCTACACCAGCGGCACCACCGGCCGCCCCAAGGGCTGCGTGCTGACCCACCGGAACATGTACGCCGACATCGCCAACGCGGTGCCGGTGCTGCCGAACCTGTTCCGGCCGGGCGCCTCGACCCTGCTCTTCCTCCCGCTGGCGCACGCCTTCGCCCGGCTGATCCAGATCGGTGTGGTGCAGGCGCGCGCCACCATGCGGCACTGCGCGGACCCCAAGAACCTGGTCGGCGAGCTCCAGGAGTTCCGGCCCACCTTCGTGCTCTCGGTCCCCCGGGTGTTCGAGAAGGTCTACAACGGCGCCAAGCAGAAGGCCGAGGCCGACGGCAAGGGCAGGATCTTCGCCCGGGCGGAACAGGTCGCCATCGCGTACAGCGAGGCGCTGGAGACCCCCGGCGGTCCCGGCCTGGCGCTGCGCGCCCAGCACGCGCTCTTCGACAAGCTGGTCTACCGCAAGCTGCGGGCGGCGCTCGGCGGCCGGTGCCGCGACGCCATCTCCGGCGGCGCCCCGCTCGGCGCCCGGCTCGGCCACTTCTTCCGCGGCATCGGCGTGACGGTGTGCGAGGGCTACGGCCTGACCGAAACCTCCCCCGCCGCCGCCGCGAACCTGCCCGGCGCCACCCGGATCGGCTCGGTCGGCCGGCCGCTGCCGGGCGTCACCATCCGCATCGACGACGACGGCGAGATTCTGATCGCCGGCGACCTGATCTTCCAGGGCTACTGGCGCAACGAGGCGGCGACCGCCGAGGCGCTCAGCGCGGACGGCTGGTTCCGCACCGGCGACCTGGGCCAGCTCGACAACGACGGCTTCCTGAGCATCACCGGCCGGAAGAAGGAAATCATCGTGACCGCCGCCGGCAAGAACGTCGCCCCGGCCGTGCTGGAGGACCAGGTCCGGATCCACCCGCTGATCAGCCAGTGCGTGGTGGTCGGCGACCGGGCACCGTTCATCGCCGCGCTGGTCACCGTCGACGAGGAGGCGCTGCCACGCTGGCTCGCCTCGGCCGGACTGCCGGAGGACACCCCCGTCGAGAAGCTGCGCGACCACGAAGGGCTGCGGGCCGAGATCCAGGGCGCCATCGACGTCGCGAACCGGACGGTCTCCCGGGCCGAGGCGATCAGGGTGTTCCGGATCCTGCCCCACGACTTCACCGAGGCGACCGGCGAACTGACCCCGTCGCTGAAGGTCAAGCGGCAGGTGGTGCACAAGTCCTACGCGGCGGAAATCGCCGACATCTACCGAGGCTGA
- a CDS encoding SRPBCC family protein: MADTSTQSIIIGASPERVAAVICDFPSYPEWTEALRRAEVIEEYEDGYASQVRFTIDAGVMADEYVLAYEYAEDLSRIEWHLVAPSKMQKLQRGSYDLDGNPDGSTTVTYTLEVELSVGMLGMFRRKAEKMIMDTALKQLKLRVEAPGAAQ, from the coding sequence ATGGCGGACACCTCCACCCAGTCGATCATCATCGGCGCGTCACCGGAGCGGGTGGCGGCGGTCATCTGCGACTTCCCGAGCTACCCGGAGTGGACCGAGGCGCTGCGGCGGGCGGAGGTGATCGAGGAGTACGAGGACGGCTACGCCAGTCAGGTCCGGTTCACCATCGACGCCGGCGTGATGGCCGACGAGTACGTGCTGGCCTACGAGTACGCCGAGGACCTGTCCCGGATCGAGTGGCACCTGGTGGCGCCCTCGAAGATGCAGAAGCTCCAGCGCGGCTCCTACGACCTGGACGGCAACCCGGACGGCAGCACGACGGTGACCTACACCCTGGAGGTCGAGCTCTCCGTCGGGATGCTCGGCATGTTCCGCCGCAAGGCCGAGAAAATGATCATGGACACGGCGTTGAAGCAGCTCAAGCTCCGGGTAGAAGCACCCGGTGCGGCGCAGTGA